Proteins encoded by one window of Streptomyces uncialis:
- the rplJ gene encoding 50S ribosomal protein L10: MARPDKADAVAELTDKFRSSNAAVLTEYRGLTVAQLKQLRRSLGENAQYAVVKNTLTKIAANEAGISTLDDLFNGPTAVAFVTGDPVESAKGLRDFAKDNPNLVIKGGVLDGKTMSADEFKKLADLESREVLLAKLAGAMKGKQSQAAALFQALPSKFVRTAEALRAKKAEQGGAE; encoded by the coding sequence ATGGCGAGGCCCGACAAGGCTGACGCGGTTGCCGAGCTGACGGACAAGTTCCGCAGCTCGAACGCCGCCGTGCTGACCGAGTACCGCGGTCTCACCGTGGCACAGCTCAAGCAGCTGCGCCGTTCGCTCGGTGAGAACGCCCAGTACGCCGTGGTGAAGAACACGCTGACCAAGATCGCGGCCAATGAGGCCGGGATCTCGACGCTGGACGACCTTTTCAACGGTCCGACAGCGGTCGCCTTCGTCACCGGTGACCCGGTGGAGTCGGCGAAGGGTCTTCGTGACTTCGCCAAGGACAACCCGAATCTCGTCATCAAGGGCGGAGTCCTTGACGGCAAGACGATGTCCGCCGACGAGTTCAAGAAGCTCGCGGACCTTGAGTCCCGCGAGGTTCTGCTCGCCAAGCTGGCGGGCGCAATGAAGGGCAAGCAGTCGCAGGCTGCCGCGCTCTTCCAGGCGCTCCCGTCGAAGTTCGTCCGCACCGCGGAAGCGCTTCGCGCCAAGAAGGCCGAGCAGGGCGGTGCCGAGTAA
- the rplL gene encoding 50S ribosomal protein L7/L12 — MAKLSQDDLLAQFEDMTLLELSAFVSAFEEKFDVTAAAPVAVAAGGAAAVAEAPEEQDEFDVILTGAGEKKIQVIKVVRELTSLGLKEAKDLVDGAPKPVLEKVAKEAAEKAAESLKGAGASVEVK; from the coding sequence ATGGCGAAGCTCAGCCAGGATGACCTGCTTGCCCAGTTCGAGGACATGACCCTCCTTGAGCTCTCCGCGTTCGTCTCCGCCTTCGAGGAGAAGTTCGACGTCACGGCCGCCGCCCCGGTCGCCGTCGCCGCCGGTGGCGCTGCCGCTGTCGCCGAGGCCCCCGAGGAGCAGGACGAGTTCGACGTCATCCTCACCGGTGCCGGCGAGAAGAAGATCCAGGTCATCAAGGTCGTGCGTGAGCTGACCTCGCTCGGTCTGAAGGAGGCCAAGGACCTCGTCGACGGCGCCCCGAAGCCCGTCCTGGAGAAGGTCGCCAAGGAGGCCGCCGAGAAGGCTGCCGAGTCCCTCAAGGGCGCCGGCGCCTCCGTCGAGGTCAAGTGA